In Parasegetibacter sp. NRK P23, a single genomic region encodes these proteins:
- a CDS encoding Nif3-like dinuclear metal center hexameric protein has translation MATRIKDISDWLEIIAPPALQEEWDNSGLLTGNGETICTGVLVTLDVTEAVLDEAIARGCNMVVAHHPVIFKGLKKLTGRNHVERTVIKAIRNDIALYAIHTNIDNRINGVSGRMADKMGLEKQKVLQPMNGLLRKLYTYVPASHLEQVRVALFNAGAGTIGLYDECSFQAPGEGTFRAMDGANPFLGEKGARHLEQEHKLEVLFESWKEGAVLKALRAAHPYEEVAYEVVRLENQHPENGAGIVGELTQPVAEQEFLARIKKSFGLTALRHTPLRNREVRRVAVCGGAGSFLISNALRQGVDFYITADVKYHEFFGAEGQMVIADIGHFESEQFTVELLYEILLKKFPNFAVLKSDVITNPIQYYI, from the coding sequence ATGGCTACACGTATTAAAGATATATCGGATTGGCTGGAAATCATAGCGCCTCCGGCATTGCAGGAAGAATGGGACAATTCCGGGCTGCTTACAGGCAACGGGGAAACCATTTGTACCGGCGTACTGGTTACCTTAGATGTTACTGAAGCGGTACTGGATGAGGCCATTGCCCGCGGTTGTAATATGGTGGTGGCGCACCACCCGGTCATTTTCAAAGGACTGAAGAAACTGACCGGGAGGAATCATGTGGAAAGAACGGTTATAAAAGCGATCCGGAACGATATTGCACTTTACGCCATTCATACGAATATCGACAACAGGATCAACGGCGTGAGTGGCCGGATGGCCGATAAAATGGGGTTAGAGAAACAGAAGGTGCTACAGCCGATGAACGGGTTGCTCCGGAAATTATATACTTATGTTCCGGCAAGTCACCTGGAGCAGGTACGGGTTGCCTTATTCAACGCCGGGGCGGGAACCATCGGATTATACGATGAATGCAGTTTTCAGGCCCCGGGCGAAGGTACCTTCCGGGCAATGGATGGTGCAAACCCATTCCTTGGAGAAAAGGGGGCGCGCCACCTGGAGCAGGAGCATAAGCTTGAAGTGCTGTTTGAATCCTGGAAGGAGGGGGCCGTTTTAAAGGCGCTTCGCGCCGCGCATCCTTATGAGGAAGTTGCTTACGAGGTGGTACGCCTTGAAAACCAGCATCCTGAAAATGGCGCCGGAATTGTGGGGGAGCTCACCCAGCCGGTTGCGGAACAGGAATTTCTGGCACGGATTAAAAAATCCTTTGGACTAACAGCCTTACGGCACACGCCGCTCAGGAACCGTGAGGTACGTCGCGTAGCCGTTTGTGGTGGCGCAGGTAGTTTTTTGATTTCCAATGCATTACGTCAAGGAGTGGATTTTTATATAACCGCTGATGTGAAATACCATGAATTTTTCGGAGCGGAAGGGCAAATGGTGATCGCGGATATCGGGCATTTTGAAAGTGAACAATTTACCGTAGAATTGCTATATGAAATTTTGCTGAAAAAATTTCCTAACTTTGCCGTCCTTAAATCGGACGTCATAACAAACCCGATTCAATATTATATATAA